In Halobaculum sp. XH14, a single genomic region encodes these proteins:
- a CDS encoding two-component system sensor histidine kinase NtrB codes for MDSPLPRIDDDVYRTLVENAAEGMLTIDEESDIVYANPAVEDILGYAPDELIGSSKMKIIPDRLEPVHAAALDSYVTTGERNIDWGGIELPALHKDGHEVPTLISLREHEHGGDQYFTGIIRDISEQRRREDQLQAQRDRLNEFADILTHDIRNPLSVAQGYTELARETHDSPELERVADALDRIDDLVDDVLELSKEGHSVGDAESVGIADAVHESWNSVETHGATLQLEDELGSITADRSRLRELLENLFRNTIDHAGADVTVRVGRLSGDAGLYVADDGPGIPEPVRADVFEHGYSTTEDGTGYGLSIVTQIVEGHGWEITLAESAEGGARFELTW; via the coding sequence ATGGACTCTCCGCTCCCGCGGATCGACGACGACGTCTATCGGACGCTCGTTGAAAACGCGGCCGAAGGGATGTTGACCATCGACGAGGAGAGCGACATCGTGTACGCGAACCCGGCGGTCGAGGACATCCTGGGGTACGCGCCCGACGAACTGATCGGGAGTTCGAAGATGAAGATCATCCCCGATCGGCTCGAACCGGTCCATGCTGCGGCGCTCGACTCCTACGTCACGACCGGGGAGCGGAACATCGACTGGGGTGGCATCGAACTCCCCGCCCTCCACAAGGACGGCCACGAAGTTCCGACGCTGATCAGTCTCCGCGAACACGAACACGGTGGCGACCAGTACTTCACGGGCATCATCCGGGACATCTCCGAGCAGCGACGACGAGAGGACCAGCTGCAGGCACAACGAGACCGGCTGAACGAGTTCGCTGATATCCTGACACACGACATCCGAAATCCGCTCTCGGTCGCGCAAGGCTATACCGAACTCGCACGGGAGACCCACGACAGTCCGGAACTCGAGCGAGTCGCGGACGCGCTCGATCGGATCGACGATCTCGTCGACGACGTCCTCGAACTCTCGAAGGAGGGCCACTCCGTGGGAGACGCCGAGTCCGTTGGTATCGCGGACGCCGTCCACGAGTCGTGGAACAGCGTCGAGACGCACGGGGCGACGCTCCAGCTCGAAGACGAACTGGGATCGATCACCGCCGATCGCAGTCGCTTGCGGGAACTGCTCGAGAACCTGTTCCGCAACACGATCGACCACGCCGGAGCCGACGTCACGGTTCGTGTGGGACGGCTCTCGGGAGACGCGGGACTGTACGTCGCAGATGACGGGCCGGGAATCCCGGAGCCGGTCCGGGCAGACGTCTTCGAGCACGGCTATTCGACGACGGAAGACGGGACCGGCTACGGACTCTCGATCGTCACCCAGATCGTGGAGGGACACGGCTGGGAGATCACACTCGCGGAGAGCGCGGAAGGCGGAGCACGGTTCGAACTCACGTGGTGA
- a CDS encoding Lrp/AsnC family transcriptional regulator yields the protein MPEDDESDSHADSIHRALLEGYLDEHDYSIFRALNENGRISDTELAEQVGLSRTAVRRRRENLLDRGAVDVHAVIVLQELDLAYADVLVKLDSSATAEERDELIGALIDEELIYSLDSCLGTYDLFVRLWHETLHDVKDYTWELFEDASIIEEYELVPMVHTWKAWDKELDHPTEDR from the coding sequence ATGCCGGAAGACGACGAGAGCGACTCGCACGCCGACTCGATCCATCGAGCGCTGCTGGAAGGATACCTGGACGAACACGACTACAGCATCTTCCGGGCGCTGAACGAGAACGGCCGGATCTCGGACACGGAGCTCGCAGAGCAGGTCGGACTATCGCGGACCGCGGTCCGCCGACGCCGGGAGAACCTGCTGGACCGCGGCGCCGTGGACGTTCACGCCGTCATCGTGCTCCAGGAGCTCGACCTCGCGTACGCTGACGTCCTCGTCAAACTCGACTCGAGTGCCACCGCCGAGGAGCGGGACGAGCTCATCGGCGCACTGATCGACGAGGAGCTCATCTACTCGCTCGACTCCTGTCTGGGGACCTACGACCTGTTCGTCCGCCTCTGGCACGAGACGCTCCACGACGTGAAAGACTACACGTGGGAGCTGTTCGAGGACGCGTCGATCATCGAGGAGTACGAACTCGTCCCCATGGTTCACACGTGGAAAGCGTGGGACAAGGAACTCGACCACCCGACCGAGGATCGCTGA
- a CDS encoding DUF917 domain-containing protein → MSSTHDTTAPTVSTIRTDDLEWLATGAGILGTGGGGDPRLGRLRLQTIFEDDAHPDHVEIISPDDLDPDATVTSVGGMGAPTISREKFSSGDEDLNSLRAIETAAGETVDAVIPGEIGGANSIAPLCVAALAELPVVDGDGMGRAFPELQMDTFFIYGAPVNYGANTDEHGNSVVYQDIQSPSQLETFARSITVNMGGRSGYACPLMDGSFVGEYAIADTVSLARELGRRVHQSREGAGSPIAAIEDTLHAESLFTGKIVDVFRRNRDGFAFGEVSLAALEGEESLSIEFQNEFLIARDAADDVLASVPDLICIVDKDTGAPITTGSLRYGQRVTVLGVPAPNLLKSDAALDVIGPEAFGYDIDYSPLSDHSVIGRH, encoded by the coding sequence ATGTCATCAACACACGATACGACGGCTCCCACCGTCTCGACGATCCGAACGGACGACCTCGAGTGGCTCGCCACCGGCGCCGGCATCCTCGGCACGGGCGGCGGCGGCGATCCGCGGCTGGGTCGCTTGCGGCTCCAGACCATCTTCGAGGACGACGCCCACCCCGACCACGTCGAGATCATCAGCCCGGACGATCTCGACCCCGACGCGACGGTGACGAGCGTCGGCGGGATGGGCGCTCCGACCATCAGCCGGGAGAAGTTCTCGAGCGGCGACGAGGACCTCAACTCGCTTCGCGCGATCGAGACGGCAGCCGGCGAAACGGTCGACGCGGTCATCCCCGGCGAGATCGGCGGCGCGAACAGCATCGCCCCGCTGTGCGTGGCGGCCCTCGCCGAGCTGCCGGTCGTCGATGGCGACGGCATGGGGAGGGCGTTCCCCGAGCTCCAGATGGACACGTTCTTCATCTACGGCGCGCCCGTCAACTACGGCGCGAACACCGACGAACACGGGAACAGCGTCGTGTATCAGGACATCCAGAGCCCGTCACAGCTCGAGACGTTCGCGCGCTCGATCACCGTGAACATGGGCGGCCGCTCGGGCTACGCGTGCCCCCTGATGGACGGGTCGTTCGTCGGCGAGTACGCGATCGCTGACACGGTGTCGCTGGCCCGCGAGCTCGGCCGCCGTGTCCATCAGAGCCGGGAGGGGGCCGGCAGCCCGATCGCCGCGATCGAAGACACGCTCCACGCGGAGTCGCTGTTCACCGGGAAGATCGTCGACGTCTTCCGTCGCAACCGTGACGGGTTCGCGTTCGGCGAGGTCTCGCTCGCGGCACTCGAGGGCGAGGAGTCGCTGTCGATCGAGTTCCAGAACGAGTTCCTCATCGCGCGTGACGCCGCCGACGACGTCCTCGCGTCGGTCCCGGACCTCATCTGTATCGTCGACAAGGACACCGGGGCCCCGATCACGACGGGATCGCTCCGATACGGCCAGCGCGTCACCGTCCTCGGCGTGCCCGCCCCGAACCTGTTGAAATCGGACGCGGCCCTGGACGTCATCGGGCCGGAGGCGTTCGGGTACGACATCGACTACAGCCCGCTCTCGGACCACTCCGTGATCGGGAGACACTGA
- a CDS encoding DUF917 domain-containing protein, whose translation MLVEEADVEDVALGATVLGTGGGGDPNVGKLVAKQAIREHGTVELIDPAELDDDALVIPTAQMGAPTVAVEKVPGGGEPAASLERLERELGTEADATMPIECGGINSTFPFAVAARKGIPLVDADGMGRAFPELQHETFNIYGVDGTPAAVSDERGNVCLLETESNAELEWLARGLTVRMGGVGYVADYPMSGAEVKDTAIPGTMSLASELGAAVRSAGEDVVDAIRSVTADSIYGEATSLFEGKIVDVKRRNEGGFVLGHVELAGLGQDHGSSMRIEFQNENLAAKRDGEYVATVPDLITVLDRESGDPIPTERLRYGARARVLAIPTPPIMRSEAALDVWGPRTFGIETDYTPLST comes from the coding sequence ATGCTCGTCGAGGAAGCCGACGTCGAGGACGTCGCCCTCGGTGCGACGGTGCTCGGCACGGGCGGCGGCGGCGACCCGAACGTCGGGAAACTCGTCGCCAAGCAGGCGATCCGTGAGCACGGCACGGTGGAGCTGATCGACCCGGCGGAACTGGACGATGACGCGCTGGTCATCCCGACCGCGCAGATGGGTGCCCCGACGGTGGCCGTCGAGAAGGTCCCCGGCGGCGGCGAGCCTGCCGCGTCGCTCGAACGCCTCGAACGAGAACTCGGGACGGAGGCTGACGCCACCATGCCCATCGAGTGCGGGGGGATCAACTCCACCTTCCCGTTCGCGGTCGCCGCCCGCAAGGGGATCCCGCTCGTCGACGCCGACGGAATGGGGCGGGCGTTCCCCGAACTCCAGCACGAGACGTTCAACATCTACGGCGTCGACGGGACGCCGGCCGCGGTCAGCGACGAGCGCGGGAACGTCTGCCTGCTCGAAACGGAGTCCAACGCCGAACTCGAGTGGCTCGCGCGCGGGCTCACCGTCCGGATGGGGGGCGTCGGCTACGTCGCCGACTACCCGATGTCCGGGGCGGAGGTGAAAGACACCGCGATCCCGGGGACGATGTCGCTCGCGTCGGAGCTCGGTGCCGCGGTCCGGTCGGCCGGCGAGGACGTCGTGGACGCGATCCGCTCGGTGACGGCCGACTCGATCTACGGCGAGGCCACCTCGCTGTTCGAGGGGAAGATCGTCGACGTCAAACGCCGCAACGAGGGGGGGTTCGTCCTCGGCCACGTCGAGCTCGCGGGGCTCGGCCAGGATCACGGCTCCTCGATGCGGATCGAGTTCCAGAACGAGAACCTCGCCGCGAAACGTGACGGGGAGTACGTCGCCACCGTCCCGGACCTCATCACGGTCCTGGATCGCGAATCTGGCGACCCGATCCCGACCGAACGCTTGCGGTACGGCGCTCGCGCTCGCGTCCTGGCGATCCCGACCCCCCCGATCATGCGCTCGGAGGCGGCCCTCGACGTCTGGGGGCCCCGAACGTTCGGCATCGAAACCGACTACACCCCGCTCTCGACCTGA
- a CDS encoding hydantoinase/oxoprolinase family protein, with the protein MNGYRLGIDVGGTNTDAVILDEDDSPITQTKRPTTEDITTGIVNALDDVLDAVAFTADELEYVMLGTTHATNAITERRGLNDVGVIRLGAPATESVRPLLEWPDDLEAAIGGKTAILDGGHEFDGRTLNDLDEAQVRETVREFGDADSFAVTSVFSPVREDHEERVAELIHEELGEDVPVSLSNEIGSVGLLERENATTLNAALTSVADEAASAFLEAMDERGIEAQLYFGQNDGTLMSVEYALEYPIFTVASGPSNSVRGAAYLSGVENGIIVDVGGTTTDVGAVTDGFPRESSVAVEIGDVKTNFRMPDLISIGIGGGSHVTREGDDVTVGPQSVGYRLTEESRCFGGETLTATDVEVASGSVDIGPESPDVDAETIEGARSHIRDRVEQAVDRMKTSPEPVPVVVVGGGSILVPADLEGASEVYMPDHYEVANAVGVAIAQVSGQVDRIFSLDDQTRDEALETAKSEATENAVGAGAAEETVDVVDVEEVPLSYLPGNAVRIKVKAAGTLGDE; encoded by the coding sequence ATGAACGGATACAGACTCGGCATCGACGTAGGTGGCACGAACACGGACGCGGTCATCCTCGACGAGGACGACTCCCCGATCACGCAGACCAAGCGCCCGACGACGGAGGACATCACGACCGGCATCGTCAACGCGCTGGACGACGTGCTCGACGCCGTCGCGTTCACGGCGGACGAACTCGAGTACGTCATGCTCGGGACGACACACGCGACGAACGCCATCACCGAACGGCGGGGGCTGAACGACGTCGGCGTCATCCGACTGGGCGCGCCGGCGACCGAGAGCGTTCGGCCGCTGCTGGAGTGGCCCGACGATCTCGAGGCCGCGATCGGCGGGAAGACCGCGATCCTCGACGGCGGACACGAGTTCGACGGCCGGACGCTCAACGACCTCGACGAAGCGCAGGTTCGGGAAACCGTCCGGGAGTTCGGCGACGCCGACTCGTTTGCGGTCACGAGCGTCTTCTCGCCCGTCCGCGAGGATCACGAGGAGCGCGTCGCGGAGCTGATCCACGAGGAACTCGGCGAGGACGTCCCGGTCTCGCTGTCGAACGAGATCGGGAGCGTCGGCCTCCTGGAGCGTGAAAACGCGACGACGCTGAACGCGGCGCTCACGAGCGTCGCGGACGAGGCCGCCTCCGCGTTCCTCGAGGCGATGGACGAGCGCGGGATCGAGGCACAGCTCTACTTCGGCCAGAACGACGGGACGCTGATGAGCGTCGAGTACGCGCTCGAGTACCCCATCTTCACCGTCGCGAGCGGCCCGTCGAACTCCGTTCGCGGGGCGGCGTACCTCTCGGGCGTGGAAAACGGGATCATCGTCGACGTCGGCGGGACCACCACCGACGTCGGCGCGGTGACCGACGGGTTCCCCCGCGAGAGCAGCGTCGCCGTGGAGATCGGCGACGTCAAGACGAACTTCCGGATGCCGGACCTGATCAGCATCGGGATCGGGGGCGGGTCCCACGTGACCCGCGAGGGCGACGACGTCACCGTCGGCCCACAGAGCGTCGGCTACCGGCTGACCGAGGAGAGCCGTTGCTTCGGCGGGGAGACGCTCACCGCGACCGACGTCGAGGTCGCGAGCGGGTCGGTCGACATCGGCCCGGAGTCGCCCGACGTGGACGCCGAGACGATCGAGGGCGCTCGCAGCCACATCCGCGACCGCGTCGAGCAGGCGGTCGACCGGATGAAGACGAGCCCCGAACCGGTCCCCGTCGTCGTCGTCGGCGGGGGGAGCATTCTCGTTCCCGCCGACCTGGAGGGTGCCAGCGAGGTGTACATGCCTGACCACTACGAGGTGGCGAACGCGGTCGGGGTCGCCATCGCGCAGGTCTCCGGACAGGTCGACCGCATCTTCAGCCTCGACGACCAGACCCGGGACGAGGCGCTCGAAACCGCGAAATCGGAGGCGACCGAGAACGCGGTCGGGGCCGGCGCGGCCGAGGAGACGGTCGACGTCGTCGACGTCGAGGAGGTGCCGCTGTCGTACCTCCCCGGGAACGCGGTCCGCATCAAGGTCAAAGCCGCGGGGACGCTCGGCGACGAATGA
- a CDS encoding DUF917 domain-containing protein produces MSNDTITREDLADLATGATVLGTGGGGDPYIGRLMAEQAIEEHGPVELLDPADVPDDELVVPSAMLGAPTVMVEKIPHGGEAVAAFEALERSIGQEAYATMSIEAGGLNSTIPIAVAAALEIPLVDADAMGRAFPEVQMVTLTLGGIEATPMAIADEKGNSVFVDTKTNEKAEQFARTLSIDMGGSCMIATYPHTGTQLREHGILRSMSYARDIGETIREAQEASADPIDALVEFVDGYELFDGKVKDVARRTEGGFAVGEATIDGLSADEGRTLTLDFQNEHLVARDSERGVLASVPDLITVLDSETGDPVTTEGLRYGQRVTVIGMECSEKWRTPAGLELVGPEYFEYDIDYEPIEHIHTEHDK; encoded by the coding sequence ATGAGTAACGACACGATCACACGCGAGGACCTTGCGGACCTCGCCACGGGTGCCACGGTTCTCGGCACCGGTGGCGGGGGGGACCCGTACATCGGCCGGCTGATGGCGGAACAGGCGATCGAAGAACACGGACCGGTCGAACTGCTCGACCCGGCGGACGTTCCGGACGACGAACTCGTCGTCCCCAGCGCGATGCTGGGGGCGCCGACGGTCATGGTCGAAAAGATCCCCCACGGGGGCGAGGCAGTCGCGGCGTTCGAAGCGCTGGAGCGGTCCATCGGGCAGGAGGCCTACGCGACCATGAGCATCGAGGCGGGCGGGCTCAACAGCACCATCCCGATCGCCGTCGCCGCGGCGCTCGAGATCCCGCTCGTCGACGCGGACGCCATGGGACGCGCGTTCCCCGAAGTCCAGATGGTGACGCTCACGCTGGGCGGGATCGAGGCGACCCCGATGGCGATCGCCGACGAGAAGGGCAACTCGGTGTTCGTCGACACGAAGACGAACGAGAAGGCCGAGCAGTTCGCCCGCACGTTGAGCATCGACATGGGCGGCTCCTGCATGATCGCGACGTACCCACACACGGGGACACAGCTCCGGGAGCACGGCATTCTGCGGTCGATGTCGTACGCCCGCGACATCGGGGAGACGATCCGGGAGGCACAGGAGGCGTCCGCGGATCCGATCGACGCGCTCGTCGAGTTCGTCGACGGCTACGAACTGTTCGATGGCAAGGTGAAGGACGTCGCCCGCCGGACGGAGGGCGGCTTCGCCGTCGGGGAGGCGACGATCGACGGCCTCTCGGCCGACGAGGGGCGGACGCTCACGCTCGACTTCCAGAACGAGCACCTCGTCGCGCGCGACAGCGAGCGCGGCGTGCTCGCGAGCGTCCCGGACCTCATCACGGTCCTGGATTCGGAAACCGGCGACCCGGTGACGACGGAGGGCCTGCGGTACGGCCAGCGCGTCACCGTCATCGGCATGGAGTGCTCCGAGAAGTGGCGCACGCCGGCCGGGCTCGAGCTCGTCGGGCCGGAGTACTTCGAGTACGACATCGACTACGAACCGATCGAACACATTCACACTGAGCACGACAAATGA
- a CDS encoding ABC transporter ATP-binding protein, with translation MSDPLLSVRDLEKYFPIKSGLFQRTTGHVKAVDGVSFDIERGETLALIGESGSGKSTVAETIIGLKRATGGTVTFDGEDVTDLSDSELEALRTKVQMVFQDPTSSLNPRRTVEQTLEVPLKARGVARADRVDRIERLLERVELNPEHRHRYPHELSGGQKQRINIARAISIEPELLILDEPTSALDVSVQAKIVRLLDDLQDEFDLTYLFITHDLSLVRNVAERTAVMYLGQIQERGPTRRLFEQPHHPYTQALLSAIPVTSEDEEAYKPHQERLEGEIPSPENVPSGCRFHTRCPYATDVCETDRVPLHSIDAHGEARCHIYHPEHAEAFEDAPAVEPVAATERTPNT, from the coding sequence ATGAGCGATCCGCTCCTCTCGGTTCGGGACCTGGAGAAGTACTTCCCGATCAAGTCGGGGCTGTTCCAGCGCACCACGGGCCACGTGAAGGCCGTCGACGGGGTGTCGTTCGACATCGAGCGAGGCGAGACGCTCGCGCTGATCGGCGAATCGGGAAGCGGAAAGAGCACCGTCGCGGAGACGATCATCGGCCTCAAGCGGGCGACCGGCGGCACGGTCACGTTCGATGGGGAGGACGTCACGGACCTCTCGGACTCGGAGCTCGAAGCGCTCCGGACGAAGGTCCAGATGGTGTTTCAGGACCCGACGTCCAGCCTGAATCCGCGTCGGACCGTCGAGCAAACCCTCGAGGTCCCGCTGAAGGCACGCGGCGTGGCCCGTGCCGATCGGGTCGATCGGATCGAACGCCTGCTCGAACGAGTCGAGTTGAACCCCGAACATCGCCACCGCTACCCGCACGAGTTGAGCGGCGGGCAGAAACAGCGGATCAACATCGCCCGGGCGATCTCGATCGAACCCGAGCTGTTGATCCTGGACGAACCGACGAGCGCGCTCGACGTGAGCGTGCAGGCGAAGATCGTTCGCCTCCTGGACGACCTGCAGGACGAGTTCGATCTGACGTACCTGTTCATCACGCACGACCTCTCGCTCGTGCGGAACGTGGCGGAGCGCACGGCCGTCATGTACTTGGGTCAGATCCAGGAACGGGGACCGACCCGGCGGCTCTTCGAGCAGCCACACCACCCGTACACGCAGGCGCTCCTCTCGGCGATTCCGGTGACGAGCGAGGACGAAGAGGCGTACAAACCACACCAGGAGCGTCTGGAGGGCGAGATTCCGAGCCCGGAGAACGTCCCCTCCGGCTGTCGGTTCCACACGCGCTGTCCGTACGCGACGGACGTCTGTGAAACCGACCGCGTGCCCCTGCACTCCATCGACGCACACGGCGAAGCTCGCTGCCACATCTACCACCCGGAGCACGCCGAGGCGTTCGAGGACGCTCCCGCGGTGGAACCGGTGGCGGCGACCGAGCGGACACCCAACACATGA
- a CDS encoding ABC transporter ATP-binding protein → MSRAGDGEPILSVEDLRVHFDSFDGTAEVIDGVDLTVNEGEVVAVVGETGCGKSVTMRSILGTLQQPPARIPTGEISFRGHDLLNASRTEVDRIKGRDIGMIFQDPMSSLNPVFTVGEQLTDTAQFGGNQNVGVLEYLRRKHLDGDRAGARKRVLELLEEVQMPDPERILDSYPSQLSGGMSQRVLIAQALLNEPDLLIADEIGTALDVTIHDQVLDLLRDLIEERNLSLLMITHNLGVARQLSDRVYIMYAGRIVETAPTEEIFRDPKHPYTQGLIASIPKLTGEAMADGIDGSIPEYIGPPGGCRFAARCPYAHDRCETERPELRPEPGGEHGVACFLYDEMKPAPYEKPTLQDTRDRMRESSPAPAATTVPESGPDGSTGDVE, encoded by the coding sequence ATGAGTCGCGCCGGTGACGGGGAGCCGATCCTCTCGGTCGAGGACCTCCGCGTCCACTTCGACTCGTTCGACGGCACCGCGGAGGTGATCGACGGCGTCGACCTCACGGTGAACGAGGGCGAAGTCGTCGCCGTCGTCGGCGAGACCGGCTGCGGGAAGTCCGTCACCATGCGGTCCATCCTCGGCACGCTCCAGCAGCCCCCGGCGCGGATCCCGACCGGCGAGATCTCCTTCAGGGGCCACGACCTCCTGAACGCGTCGAGAACCGAGGTGGACCGGATCAAGGGACGGGATATCGGGATGATCTTCCAGGACCCGATGTCGTCGCTGAACCCCGTGTTCACGGTCGGCGAACAGCTCACCGACACGGCCCAGTTCGGCGGCAACCAGAACGTGGGCGTCCTCGAGTACCTCCGCCGCAAGCACCTCGACGGTGACCGTGCGGGGGCTCGAAAGCGGGTGCTGGAGCTCCTCGAGGAGGTCCAGATGCCCGATCCCGAGCGCATCCTGGACAGCTACCCGTCCCAGCTGTCGGGCGGCATGTCCCAGCGGGTGCTCATCGCACAGGCGCTCCTCAACGAGCCGGACCTCCTCATCGCCGACGAGATCGGGACCGCCCTCGACGTGACCATCCACGACCAGGTGCTGGACCTGCTCAGGGATCTCATCGAGGAGCGGAACCTGTCGCTGCTGATGATCACCCACAACCTGGGCGTCGCACGACAGCTCAGCGACCGCGTGTACATCATGTACGCCGGTCGGATCGTGGAGACGGCGCCGACCGAGGAGATCTTCCGGGACCCGAAGCACCCGTACACGCAGGGCCTGATCGCGTCGATCCCCAAGCTGACCGGGGAAGCAATGGCCGACGGGATCGACGGGTCGATCCCCGAGTACATCGGTCCCCCCGGCGGCTGTCGGTTCGCGGCCCGGTGCCCGTACGCTCACGACCGATGTGAGACCGAGCGACCGGAACTCCGGCCCGAGCCCGGAGGCGAGCACGGCGTCGCGTGCTTCCTCTACGACGAGATGAAGCCGGCTCCCTACGAGAAGCCGACGCTGCAGGACACCCGCGACAGGATGCGTGAGTCCTCGCCAGCCCCGGCCGCGACGACCGTTCCCGAGAGTGGGCCCGACGGGTCCACGGGGGACGTCGAATGA
- a CDS encoding ABC transporter permease, protein MSGDTARPGASEPESERLSWLDKRFPPSRRDSWARATKRFVSRPISAAGLAIVGFVVTMAVFAPVLTPHPEHAGAFTDFANSMQPPSLEHPFGTDQSGRDVFSRVIFGYRLSLLMVAVVLGIGVPTGVLLGLVAGYYEGIVETVIMRATDAFLALPPLVMALAITSALQPTITNAMLAIASLWWTWYARLVQNLVASERNEEYVAAAELAGASTPHILFREILPNCLSPILVKVTLDAGFVILIGAGLSFIGVGVQPPQPGLGTMVSDGTTYLPDGWWVSIFPGVAILVVVMGFNMIGDGLRDLFDVEVQQ, encoded by the coding sequence ATGAGCGGTGACACGGCACGGCCCGGCGCATCCGAACCCGAATCCGAGCGCCTCAGCTGGCTCGACAAACGCTTCCCGCCGTCGCGGCGGGACTCGTGGGCCCGTGCGACGAAGCGCTTCGTGAGCCGGCCGATCAGCGCGGCCGGCCTGGCGATCGTCGGGTTCGTCGTGACGATGGCCGTCTTCGCGCCCGTCCTCACTCCACACCCGGAACACGCCGGCGCGTTCACCGACTTCGCGAACTCGATGCAGCCGCCGAGTCTCGAACACCCGTTCGGGACCGACCAGAGCGGCCGCGACGTGTTCAGCCGGGTGATCTTCGGCTACCGGCTGTCGCTCCTGATGGTCGCGGTCGTGCTCGGGATCGGCGTCCCGACCGGCGTCCTCCTGGGCCTGGTGGCCGGCTACTACGAGGGGATCGTCGAGACCGTCATCATGCGGGCGACGGACGCGTTCCTCGCGTTGCCACCGCTCGTGATGGCGCTCGCGATCACGTCGGCCCTGCAACCGACGATCACCAACGCGATGCTCGCGATCGCGTCGCTCTGGTGGACGTGGTACGCACGGCTGGTACAGAACCTCGTGGCGAGCGAGCGAAACGAGGAGTACGTCGCCGCGGCGGAACTCGCGGGGGCCTCGACGCCGCACATTCTGTTCCGGGAGATCCTGCCGAACTGCCTCTCGCCCATCCTCGTGAAGGTGACACTCGACGCCGGCTTCGTCATCCTGATCGGCGCCGGGCTGTCGTTCATCGGCGTCGGCGTCCAGCCGCCCCAGCCGGGGCTCGGGACGATGGTCAGCGACGGGACGACGTATCTCCCGGACGGCTGGTGGGTGAGCATCTTCCCGGGCGTGGCGATTCTGGTCGTCGTGATGGGATTCAACATGATCGGTGACGGACTGAGAGACCTGTTCGACGTGGAGGTACAGCAATGA
- a CDS encoding ABC transporter permease, with product MKYYQYLIRRFTGMIASLAGLSVIIFAVSRILPGNPARMALGPTASEAQVEEFASELGLDEPLPVQYVDYLQGLLVGDLGMSLQTRSPVANDILWYLPATLELISLAMAFTIVFGIFLGVVAASDKDGVVDNATRLVSFVGVSVPGFFIGIVFQVVFGYLLQWFPITGRLSRGFEEEVTRQTGFMLVDTLLGGHWAAHVDAWMHLLLPALALSMAGIGQIMRITRSSMIDVQRKDYIEAERGLGLPNWLVVYKYTLKNAFIPTLTILGLLYASLLGNAFLIELVFNFPGIASYGVQAVLANDFNAIVGVTMTIGLAFVLANLVIDLLLGRVDPRIRLAMEEST from the coding sequence ATGAAGTACTACCAGTACTTGATCCGGCGGTTCACCGGGATGATCGCGAGCCTCGCCGGGCTGTCGGTCATCATCTTCGCGGTGTCACGGATCCTGCCGGGGAACCCGGCGCGGATGGCGCTGGGTCCGACGGCCTCGGAAGCGCAGGTCGAAGAGTTCGCGAGCGAACTGGGACTGGACGAGCCGCTGCCCGTTCAGTACGTCGACTACCTGCAGGGCCTCCTCGTCGGCGATCTGGGGATGAGCCTCCAGACCCGAAGCCCCGTCGCGAACGACATCCTCTGGTACCTTCCGGCGACGCTGGAGCTGATCTCGCTCGCCATGGCGTTCACGATCGTCTTCGGGATCTTCCTCGGGGTGGTCGCTGCCAGCGACAAGGACGGGGTCGTCGACAACGCGACTCGCCTCGTCTCGTTCGTCGGGGTGAGCGTGCCGGGCTTTTTCATCGGCATCGTGTTCCAGGTCGTGTTCGGGTACCTCCTCCAGTGGTTCCCGATCACGGGCCGGCTCTCACGCGGGTTCGAGGAGGAGGTGACCCGACAGACCGGGTTCATGCTCGTCGACACGCTGTTGGGCGGTCACTGGGCCGCACACGTCGACGCCTGGATGCACCTGCTGTTGCCCGCGCTCGCGCTCTCGATGGCCGGGATCGGTCAGATCATGCGCATCACCAGATCGAGCATGATCGACGTCCAGCGGAAGGACTACATCGAGGCCGAACGCGGCCTGGGCCTGCCGAACTGGCTCGTCGTCTACAAGTACACGCTGAAGAACGCGTTCATCCCCACGCTGACGATCCTGGGGCTGCTGTACGCGTCGCTGCTGGGCAACGCGTTCCTCATCGAACTCGTGTTCAACTTCCCGGGGATCGCCTCCTACGGCGTGCAGGCGGTCCTGGCGAACGACTTCAACGCGATCGTCGGCGTGACGATGACGATCGGCCTGGCGTTCGTCCTCGCCAACCTGGTCATCGACCTGCTGCTCGGCCGCGTCGATCCGCGGATCCGACTCGCGATGGAGGAATCGACATGA